The Reichenbachiella carrageenanivorans region GCGGAGACTCAAAAGATTTTTTTTCTATTTCTATAATCACGTGCTCATAGCCTTTCAGGAAGTCAGCAATATTTCCAAACTCATTGGTGAGGTCCATCAATGGCTTGAATAGGATAGACAACAAGGCGAGGTTGATCAGAATGGGGAGATAAATCCACTGATACGGCCAACCCAAGATATTGATACCCGCGAGAATAGTCAATGCAGCAGCAGGCATGATGAATCTCATGATATTCCAAAATGGCTTGTCGATTTGACTCAATTTGAGGTCTATCCACTGGATGAGTGAGACGACTACGTTGGCATATTTTTCATTTTTACGATCCCCATGATAGCCATAGGCCGTTAGGTTTTGCCTCCATTCCGTATCGGTGGAGAGTTCTTGTATGGCGGCATGTCGTTCTTCGATTTCGTTTTTGGTGGATCGGTGTAGCAGCCAGTTTTTGATTAATGCTCTTGTGCCAGACAGTTTGCTTCGCACCAATAATTGGAATAAGGAATTAGAACCAAAAAGATCGATATCTGGAGCATAGGCATGATTTGTACCCAAATAGTCGAGTCCATTGTCGAGGTCCGAAAAGGCTCCGTTGGCACGTTTTATTTCATTTTCATTAACTACAAGAAGTGCTTGGTGTTGGGTCAGTCCAAATTTGGCTTGGTTGTGCTTTCGGATGACCCAGCCAAAAACAGGAACAAACGCCACTACTGAAAGGAGCATGCTTTGGATTTCGCGTGTATTGGCGAAATAGATGAAAGCGACTAGAAAAACAAGAAACGAGCAGACCCTGATCCATGAAAGTGTCGTCGCTTTTTGTTCTAGCTTTTGTGATTCTGCATGTAAAGTTTCTACCCTTGTGGTGAAAAAAGAGGCGTTGGTTTCGGTCATTAATCTATTTCAATAATTGATACGCAATGAATGCGAAGATATAAGCTACTGCCGACATATATATCAATTGAAGAAGAGGCCATTTCCATGACTTGGTTTCTCTATAGACTACTGCCAGCGTACTCATGCACTGCATGGCAAACGCATAAAACAGCATCAGGGATACACCAAGTGCAATGGAGTACATCGGTTTTCCAGTATAGGGGTTGATTTCTGCACGTAATTTGTCTTTGATGGTAGATTCGTCTTCTACGTCTGAGCCCACACTATAGATGGTGGCGATCGTACCTACAAATACTTCTCGAGCAGCAAAAGATGTGATCAGTGCAATGCCAATTTTCCAATCGTATCCAAGAGGTCGGATGCAGGGTTCGATGGATTTGCCTAATACACCAGCATACGAGTTTTCTAGTTTGTATGCGCTCAGCAAAGCATCGAATTCTTGGGAGCCGATCCCAACGGTTGGATTTTGCTCTACGACTCGCTGTTCGGCGTGATCAAAAGCTTCTCCTGGTCCGTATGAAGCCAATACCCAAAGAATAATAGAAATGGCTAAAATGATTTTTCCAGCTTCGAATACAAAGGTTTTGCTTTTAGAGAATATGGTGATCCATACATTTTTCCACTTGGGCCATCTGTAGATGGGGAGTTCCATGATGAAATAGCTTTGCTCTTTCATCTTTAGTATTTTTTTCAATAATAGCGCGGAAAAAATAGCGCCTAGAAAACCAATCAAGTACAAAGCCATGAGTGCTAGCCCTTGTACACTCAAGATCCCAAACACATAATCATTAGGAATGACCAAGGCGATCAGAATAGCGTACACGGGCAGTCTGGCAGAACAACTCATAAACGGTGTCACGAAAATAGTGATGATCCGATCTTTCCAGCTTTCGATATTTCGGGCAGCCATGATAGCAGGGATGGCACAGGCCACACCAGAGATGAGCGGAACCACACTTTTGCCGTTGAGGCCAAATTTTCGCATAATTTTGTCCATCAGAAAGACCACACGAGCCATATAGCCGGACTCTTCGAGTATGGCTATAAAAGCAAATAGTAGGGCGATCTGAGGGATGAAAATAACGACCCCCCCTAGCCCAGGGATAATACCTTCGGCAATGAGATCCGTGAGTACACCAGCGGGTAAGTAGGTCTTGGCCCAACTGCTTAGTTTGGCAAAACCAAAATCGATGTAGTCCATAAAAGGTTCAGCCCAAGCAAAGATGGACTGAAAAAGCGCAAACAGGATCACAAAAAATATAAGGTAACCATAGATCTTATGCGTCAGTATTTTGTCGATCTTGTGATTGCGAGTGGCTGTAGATTCTAGATCCGTTTTGGTAACTATTCGAGTGAGTTTGTCACGAATGATTTTGTATCGCTCTACGGTTTCGGTAGTTTGAAACTGGCGATCGCAGAAGTTGTATTGTACCTTTTTGTCGGCGATAAATTTTTTCTCGTCGTTAGATAGAAAGCTCTTGCTGTAGGTTTGCTGAGCATATTGATACGCTACGTAGTCATTTTCTAAGGCAAACTTGTCCTTGATTACTGGTATGATCTCGGGGGAGAGCTCGTTGATGTCGTAGAAGAGCTCCGTGGAACCAGACAGATCTTCAAAGAGGGTCTTTTTGAGCTCTGGAATACCTTCTCCAGTTCGGCCATTGACCGTGAGCACCGTAGTGTTGAATTCTTCTTCTAAGGCACGTAGATCAATGTTTAGTCCACTGCGATTAGCCACGTCGAGCATGGATAGCACGAGGATGGTAGGTAAGCCCAAATCTTGTATCTCCGAGAATAGCAATAGATTTCTTTCGAGGTTGGAGGCATCGGCAATGACCACAATTTTGTCAGGAAAGTCATGGGCATTTTTATCACTCAATACATCAAATACTACTCGTTCATCCATCGAGCGGGGATATATACTATAGGTGCCAGGTAGGTCGATCACATTTGCGGCAGCGCCATTTTCACGGAAAGTGCCACTGATTTTGTCCATGGTTACGCCAGGGAAGTTACCTACCTTTTGGTTCATGCCTGTCAGTAGATTGAATATAGAAGTTTTGCCTGCATTAGGGTTGCCGACTAGCGCGACGTGAAGAGGGGCGTTGCTCATGGGGGCTTTAAGATAAAGTGATCGTGGCGGCTTCTTCGAGCCTTAATGATAAATCGTAACCTGACACACGGATACAGATTGGGTCTCCTAGTGGAGCAGCAAATCTCATTTCTACTTCGGTACCAGGCAGCACACCCATTTCTAATAATTTCAAAGAGATGTATTCGTTGGTGAAGTTGTTGACTATTCCTTTTTCCCCAGGTCTGAGCTGTGCCACTGATTGCATAAATCCCTTATTTAGAATTATTAAAAATAAGGAGCAAAAGTATGTGATTTGTCCTAAGGCTACAAGTCTAATTTTGATGAGAAAAGTCATTGGCTGAAAAAGCCAAATTGTTTTTAAAAATCAAACTAAATTGTCCTTTCAAATTTTAGTAGCTCATGGCCAAAACAAAAACCGCATTTTTCTGTCAAAACTGTGGCGCACAATCCCCCAAATGGGTAGGTAAGTGTGCTTCGTGCAACGAGTGGAATTCTTATGTAGAGGAGGTCGTTGCCCAACCTACAGGTAGCAATGCCAAAATCTGGACAGAAGCAGATAAAAATGCGAGGCCTAATCAAGCCGTATCGATACAGGATGTAAAAGCTGAAGCCAGCGAGCGGTTCATTACTACAGATGTGGAACTGAATCGAGTATTGGGAGGAGGCATCGTACCAGGTTCTTTGGTACTAATTGGCGGTGAACCAGGTATAGGCAAGTCCACTTTGTTTTTGCAGGTGGCATTAGGGCTACCCAATAAGAAAACACTTTATGTGTCTGGTGAGGAAAGTCCTCAACAGATAAAAATGCGAGCTGATCGAATGCAGGCAAAATCACCTAATTGCTTGCTGCTATCCGAAACTTCGCTCAATAATATTTTTCAGCAGATCAAGCAGATCAATCCAGATATTTTAATCATAGACTCTATTCAAACTTTGTTTTCCGCCAAAGTAGAGAGCTCGGCGGGTAGTGTGAGTCAGGTGAGAGAATGTACTGCTGAGTTGCTGCAATTTGCGAAGACCTCGAATGTGCCTGTCTTTTTGATTGGACATATTACCAAAGAGGGTACGATCGCGGGGCCTAAAGTACTGGAGCATATGGTGGATACTGTGCTGCAGTTTGAAGGAGATAGACATTTGAGTTATCGTATCTTACGTACGATCAAAAATCGGTTTGGCTCTACTTCCGAGCTGGGGATCTATGAGATGTCGGGCACAGGCATGCGCCAAGTGTCTAATCCGTCGGAGATCCTGATTGCGCACAAGGATAGCGAGCTCAGTGGGGTGACCATAGGTGCTTCTATCGAAGGCAATCGCCCCTTGCTCATAGAGACGCAGGCACTGGTGAGTGCGTCTGCTTACGGTACACCACAGCGGAGTACTACGGGCTACGATGCCAAACGACTCAATATGTTACTGGCAGTACTAGAGAAGCGTGGAGGGCTTCGTCTCGGCAATCAAGATGTGTTTTTGAATATTGCTGGTGGTCTCAAGATTGATGATCCTGCTTTGGATTTGAGTATTGTGGTGTCTATCGTGTCCTCTTATGAAGAGCGGGTGGTTAGTTCAGATATTTGTTTTGCAGGAGAGATTGGACTCGGCGGGGAAGTGAGGGCGGTCAATCGTATTGAAAATAGAATCTCTGAAGCAGAGAAGCTGGGTTTCAAGAAGATATTTGTGTCGAAAAACAATGCGAAAGCTGTAGCCGCAGCTAGCTTTCTGATCGAAGTAATATTAGTGCAAAATATTGCTGAGGTGTTTAAAAAATTAGCCCAATAGATAAAAAATATCCCGCACCGAGAGGTGCGGGAAAGCTCAGGATCGAAGCCACCTTTGTCGCTCCGAAGTTGTCACCATAGCGGTAATTCGTGTATGCTCTAGCTGATCAGTACCAGCAGCACCAATCCAATAAAGTAGAGCAGTAAATCTTTATATTCTCTAACCATAGCTGTGTTTTTTTAATAGGATTATAAAAACATTTAATTGTTATATATAACTCTATTTGTAATTAAATATTACTATTGGAATAATTAATTATACATTACAAAGCTTACGATTTTTTTAATTGCAAACCAGACCTCTTATCTGTTTTTTGCCCTAGACAGGTCAGGTTTTAGATGACTAAAAGCCACTTGTCGATGAATGGCAGCAAATGATAGATTGATTATTCGCGGAAAAAGG contains the following coding sequences:
- the feoB gene encoding ferrous iron transport protein B; this translates as MSNAPLHVALVGNPNAGKTSIFNLLTGMNQKVGNFPGVTMDKISGTFRENGAAANVIDLPGTYSIYPRSMDERVVFDVLSDKNAHDFPDKIVVIADASNLERNLLLFSEIQDLGLPTILVLSMLDVANRSGLNIDLRALEEEFNTTVLTVNGRTGEGIPELKKTLFEDLSGSTELFYDINELSPEIIPVIKDKFALENDYVAYQYAQQTYSKSFLSNDEKKFIADKKVQYNFCDRQFQTTETVERYKIIRDKLTRIVTKTDLESTATRNHKIDKILTHKIYGYLIFFVILFALFQSIFAWAEPFMDYIDFGFAKLSSWAKTYLPAGVLTDLIAEGIIPGLGGVVIFIPQIALLFAFIAILEESGYMARVVFLMDKIMRKFGLNGKSVVPLISGVACAIPAIMAARNIESWKDRIITIFVTPFMSCSARLPVYAILIALVIPNDYVFGILSVQGLALMALYLIGFLGAIFSALLLKKILKMKEQSYFIMELPIYRWPKWKNVWITIFSKSKTFVFEAGKIILAISIILWVLASYGPGEAFDHAEQRVVEQNPTVGIGSQEFDALLSAYKLENSYAGVLGKSIEPCIRPLGYDWKIGIALITSFAAREVFVGTIATIYSVGSDVEDESTIKDKLRAEINPYTGKPMYSIALGVSLMLFYAFAMQCMSTLAVVYRETKSWKWPLLQLIYMSAVAYIFAFIAYQLLK
- a CDS encoding FeoA family protein translates to MQSVAQLRPGEKGIVNNFTNEYISLKLLEMGVLPGTEVEMRFAAPLGDPICIRVSGYDLSLRLEEAATITLS
- the radA gene encoding DNA repair protein RadA, whose product is MAKTKTAFFCQNCGAQSPKWVGKCASCNEWNSYVEEVVAQPTGSNAKIWTEADKNARPNQAVSIQDVKAEASERFITTDVELNRVLGGGIVPGSLVLIGGEPGIGKSTLFLQVALGLPNKKTLYVSGEESPQQIKMRADRMQAKSPNCLLLSETSLNNIFQQIKQINPDILIIDSIQTLFSAKVESSAGSVSQVRECTAELLQFAKTSNVPVFLIGHITKEGTIAGPKVLEHMVDTVLQFEGDRHLSYRILRTIKNRFGSTSELGIYEMSGTGMRQVSNPSEILIAHKDSELSGVTIGASIEGNRPLLIETQALVSASAYGTPQRSTTGYDAKRLNMLLAVLEKRGGLRLGNQDVFLNIAGGLKIDDPALDLSIVVSIVSSYEERVVSSDICFAGEIGLGGEVRAVNRIENRISEAEKLGFKKIFVSKNNAKAVAAASFLIEVILVQNIAEVFKKLAQ